Genomic segment of Ancylothrix sp. D3o:
TCCAGATATCCGATTTTTAACAGAAGAATTGATGCAGGAAGTTGTTGCAGGAGCTAAAGCCTATCAGCGGATTATTCCAGAAAGTTTTATGGAAAAAATGCTGGATCATACCGCCAAAATGACACCCTACCGCACAAGCATGAAAATAGATTATGATGAAAAACGACCGCTGGAAGTTGAGGCAATTTTTGGCACGCCTTTACGAAAAGCTGAGGAGGCTGGGGTTGAGTTGCCAAAGATTTCAATGCTTTACCGGCAGTTAAAATTTCTTGACCGGCAAAATCGCTTTTCTGGGAAAGATAATATACAAAAGGGGTGAAGTTTTTATGAAAAAAGAGTATAAAAAATTAGTCAGAGATCGCATTCCTGAAATTATCCGAGAAGCGGGGCGCGATTGCGAAATAGAAACGCTTTCAGAAACTCAATACCGCTTGGCTTTGCGCGATAAACTAATTGAGGAAGCGCAGGAAGTGAGGGGGGCTTTAAATCAGGAAGATTTGATTAAAGAGTTGGCAGATTTGTCTGAGGTGATTGAGGCAATTATACAAGAAAGTGGGATATCAAAAGAAGTGGTTTTAGCTGAACAAAAAAAGCGACGAACCGAACGCGGTGGTTTTGAAAATCGCACACAGTTAATTTGGGTAGATTAGGAAGCTTTGGCAGGAATTTTTGGCATGGATGAGGAGCAAAAATTGTTAGAAATTGCTGAGGGTTATTTCCGCGAAGAAATTGCCCCCAAGGCAAATTTAATGGATAGTCAACCAGCGGCACTTTTGGAGGGGTTAAAAAATTTAGGTGAGCGAGGTTTGTTGGCGTTGCGGGTGGGGGGAATGAGTGAGATAAAGTTTCGCCGATTTCAAGAAATGGCGGCGAGATATTCGGGGGCGTTGGCTTTTTTGCAAACACAACATCAGTCTGCCGGCGGGATGATTGTTAAGAGTGAAAATCAAGAGTTGAAACAGGAAGTTTTGCCGTTTTTAGCTACGGGAAATCGTTTAATTGGGGTCGGTTTTTCGCAGTTGCGGCGTTTAGGTGAGCCGGTGTTAAAAGCGGTGCCATTGGCTGGGGGATATGAGTTAAATGGGTTTATTCCTTGGATTACTGGATTTGATTTTTTTGGAGAGTTTATTGCTGGGGCAATGTTAGAAGATGGGCGGTCTGTTTTTGGGCTGATGCCGTTGAAAAATAGTCAGCAAAAAACGGGGGGAAAACTTGTTTTAAGTCAGCCGATGGAATTGGCGGCAATGGCATCGACAAATACGGTGACAGCAGAAATTAGTAATTGGTTTTTAGCAGAAAATAAGGTGTTGTTTGTGAAACCGGCTGGCTGGATTCATGCCCAAGATAAACAGAATGTTTTACATCACAGTTTTTTTGCTTTGGGTTGTGCGAGAGCGGCGCTTGATATTATAGAAAATACGGCAAAAATTAAAGAATTGCCTGTTATTTGGGAAGCGCTGATGGCACTGGAGAGAGAATTAAATACCTGCCGCACGGAAATTTTTAATGAGAGGGCACACAATGCCTTACAATTGAGGGCGTGGGCAATTGATTTAGCAAGCCGGTGTGCCACTGCTGCCGTCACGGTTGCCGGTGGAGCGGCAAACTACAAACACCACGCCGCACAACGGGTTTATCGAGAGGCGCTTGTCTTTACGGTTTCTGGCCAAACAACAGCGGTGATGGAGGCAACTTTGGGCCGGTTAGTTCGTTAAGAAAAGTGGAGAGAAAGTGATTAAAAAGTCAGCTAAATTTTTGGGAATATTTTTATTAACTATTCTTGTATTTTTTGGATTTAATACAAAAGTGCAAGAAGGTAAAACTGTAGACTGTCCAGCTATGCAGATTTCAACAAATACGATAGCAGAAGTTGGCAAAATTAGCAATAATAAACGAGGGGAAATTTATTTAAATGGAGTGTGGCAATTTGAACCGGCCATCGGGGAGGCGCAACAACCGCCGGCGGACGGTTGGGGAACCATTCGGGTGCCGGGAGATTGGCGCCGAGAAAATCACGACTCTACCCCCGGAGTGCTGAAGCGTGGCACCGGCATTGCTTGGGATAATTTTGATGGACAACAATTATCAAAAGCCTGGTATCAACAAACAATTAATATCCCCCAAAATTGGCAAAATCGCCGCATTTTATTAGATGTAAGAAGACTCAGTACAAATGCCCTTGTTTTTGTGAATGGTATTCAGTGTGGGGCTGTTAATTGGCCCTATGGTGCGGTGGATATTTCCACAGTTGCCAAAGCCGGTAAAGATGTGGTTTTGAGTTTATTAGTAACGGCGGCTCAAGATGAAAAAGAAACCACCGTTATTATGGGGCCAAATGAAATTTATAAAACCGAAGCAAAGCTGGCTTCGCGGGGATTAATCGGGGAAGTTCGTTTATTAAGTTTGCCCACCGGCCCGTATATTAGTGATGTATTTATTCAGCCTTCTACGCGCAATAAACAAGTTAAATTAGATGTAGAAATTAGCGGGTTTCAGTCGGCAGGGGCGGTGGAACTTATCGCTAAAATGTTAAATGAAAAAGGGGAAACTGAAAAAGAATTTAAAGCAACAGCCAACCTAATCGCACAAGACAAACAAATTATTAAAGCAAGTTGGAATTGGGAAAAGCCGCGTTTGTGGGATGTAGGAAAAGCTAATTTATACACGATGCAGTTGCAAGTCAAAGGCAACGGAATTGAGGATCAATACGATCAAGAATTTGGGTTTAGAGAGTTTTGGATAGAAGGGAGAAAGTTTTATTTAAACGGTACAGAAATTCGCTGGCGACCAACTATGTATTATGACACTTGGGCGAGTGGAATTCCTGAAGTAGCAAACCGGCTGATTGATAGTTATATTTGGGCTGGATTTAATATTGCTGAGTTATGGCCTTGGAACCACGATGAAAGAGGAAAATGGCATTTTCGAGAAATTTTTGCCGAATGTGCAGATCGCAAAGGTTTTCCCTTAATGGGAACGGCTTTAAATATGACAGATTTCTTGCGAAATAATCAATGGAAATCCCCTGAAATTAAGCAAGAATGGGAGCAAAAAATGCTCACAGACTTACGCCGGTATCGCAATCACCCGTCAATTTTATTTTGGGCAACCAATGCTAATTATTTTGGACATACCGATGACCAAAACCCCCGCCGAATTGGCAAAAAAAATATTGAAGGAACGCTGGGAGACGTTGAAGATAAGCGTTTAAGCCAAATTATACCCCTGGGAGAAGAAGCAGCCAAAGAAATTAAAAAATATGACCCCACAAGGCCGGTTATGTTTCACCAAGGTGCGACAGTAGGCGATATTTACGCGCTCAATTCTTATTTAAACATGATTCCTTTACAAGAGCGGGAAGAATGGCTTTCTGAGTGGGCAAAAAATGGCGATATGCCCTATATGGTGGTGGAATTTGGAACGCCCTTACACGCCACAATGATGCGGGCAAGAAGTGGGTTTAGAAATGTTATTGTCAGCGAACCTTTAATGACAGAATTTAGCGCAATTTATTTAGGAAAGCAAGCTTATGAGTTGGAAACACCGGCCTACCGAAATAAAATCCGCGAGTTATTTGTCAAAGATCAAGAATATAAAAGCTGGCATTTTAACCCGGAATTAGATTTTGCACCGGCATTTCAAAAACTGCTGCAATTATTTAGCACAAATACTTGGCGAAGTTGGCGAACAATGGGCATCACCGGCGGGATGATTCCTTGGAATGATGGGCACGGATGGCAAGTTTCCGAAGCGGGGAAAGAAAAACAAACTTTAGAACCTTTTAAAGCCGGTCAAAGAGGCGTTTATTATCCCCTAGTTCCGAAACGGTTTATCTATAAATATGAGACGGAGGCAAATAAAATTCAACCGGGCGGAATTGCCCTTTTAGAAAATAACGGCCCTACCTTAGCTTGGATTGCTGGATCTGCCACAGCTTTTACAGAAAAAAACCACAACTTTATCCCCGGACAAAAACTACAAAAACAAGCCGCCTTGCTGAATGATACCCGCAACAAACAAGATTTTTCTGTTGATTGGGAGATAAGAGTGGCCGGTGAAAATGTCAGCAACGGTCAAAAAAAGGGAAATATTGAGCCGGCCCAAACTTTATTTATCCCCATTGAAGCAACCTTACCCAAAACTCTCAACGGCGAAAAAGTCGAGGGAGAAATAATTTTAAAAGCCACAATTGGCAACAGCAAACATCAAGATCGTTTTGGCTTCCGTGTTTTTGATGCCCAGAAAAACCAATCGGCCAAAAATGAAACTTTAACAGTGTTTGATCCCGTCGGTAAAACCAGCCAAATGCTGCAAAAATTGGGTTATAAACTTGAACCTTGGGATGGCAAAGCAAACACTAATCTTTTAATCATTGGCCGAGAAAGCTTATCGAGCAACCAAAAACTACCAGGGAGTTTAGAAAGTTTTATCAGCAGCGGTGGTAAAGCAATTATGTTTACCCAAAACCCCGAATGGCTGCAAAAAAATATGGGTTTTCGCACTTCACCGCATTTAAGCCGGCGTGTTTTTCCTATTGATAAAGAGCATCCGGTTATTAAAGGTTTAGATCAAGAAGATTTGCGCGACTGGACAGGAGAAAGTACCCTCACCGAAGCTTATCCAAATACGCTTAATGGCGGCACGAAAAAAAATCCGCACGGCACACCTTGGTATGGTTGGCATTGGGGAAATCGCGGTGCTATTAGCAGTGTTCCTATCGAAAAACCCCACAATAGCGGATGGCGAGCGATTTTACAATCAGAGTTTGATTTGGCTTATACGCCATTGATGGAATTGGATTATGGTAAGGGCCGGCTTATTTTAACAACCTTGGATTTAGAAGATCATTATGCCCTTGATCCGGTGCCGGTGAAACTCACAAACCAGTTAATTAATTATGCCAAAACTGCAAATTTGCCCTTAACAGGAGACAAAATTACTTTAATTGGCAGTGATGAAGATGCCAAAAAATTAGATACTTTGGGAGTCCTTTATACACGCTCAGATTCTTTACCAACAGAGGCAGGTTTAGTAATTATGGGCACCGATGGAAATGTCAAAGATCAGTTTTTACAGCCCTATCTAAATAATGGCGGCAAAGTCTTTTTTATGCCCCGTAAATTTCCTTTGGATGCTTTGGGAGTGCGGTTAAAAGAAGTTAACAATTTTTCTGGCATTGTTTCCCCTCCCAACTGGCCGGAATTTCGCGGTTTAGATGTGGCTGATTTACGCTCAAGAGCAGCTTATAATACAAACTTGATTCAGTCAGGTGGAGAAGTTGGCGCAGAGGGTTTATTTAGCCGGTTTACGGTTGGCAAAGGCATCGCCCTTTTCTCGCAAATGAATCCCGAAGATTTACAGGCAGATGTGAATACCTATTTGCGCTATACCCGCTGGCGACAAACCCGCACTACCGCTCAAATTATTGCCAATATGGGGGCAAATTTTAAGACGGATCAAGCAGTTTTAAAAAGCTTAAATGGCAACGTCTCATCTGTTAATTATTACCACCCAGACTATCGTACCGATTTTGATTTAGGCGATGATCCCTATCGTTATTACCGTTGGTAATCCTTGATAAGGTGGGCCTAGCCCACCCTACTTTTAGGAAGCGATTAAAACTGACGCTATGACAACAATTTGATGTCGGTAAAATTAATATCGGTGGTGGTTTCTTGACCGGCTTGGAAATGACGAATTGTTTGATGAGTGGGAATATAATAATCTCCCACTTTTTTGTAAGTATCTTGGTATTCTATTTGTTCGAGTTCATCTCCCGTTTGTACATAATGAAAAGCCGCACGATAGCGCTTACCCAAATAGCCGGCCGGTGTATCTTGCCAGTCCAATAAATCAACCCGCACAGCCACCGGCCCCATAATGCGATTTACCTGAATAATTTTTCCGTCTTTGAGTTGATAATAAGACGGACTACCTTTGCCATGTTGGTCAATTTCTATCGTCTCATTCGTGGAAGTTTTGCCAAAAGTAAAAGTGTGTTCTTTGTGGGCAATTTTAAACGGAAGCGTGCGCCGGTGAGTAATAAGCATCCGCAATTGATCGCTGACTGTAGCCTGGAATTTTGGATTTTCAATGCCCGTCAATTCTATGCTTAAATCTGGATTAATGCGAGTTTGGGCTTGATAGACTTCCTGCTTTTCTTTGATTTCAACCGTCGCCGTGTAGCCCGGAAATTTATTGTCCCAAGTATAGCGACTGTTATAGGCGTTGCGGAAAACATCAAAAGCGGCTGGATCAGCCGCCGTGCCGGTTTGAGCGAAAGCCGGGGAATTCAACCCCCAGCCCGCAACTATCACCAGCAAAATAACAATTAACTGTTTGAGTAGTTTTTGCATGATTTCTAAAGAATTGGCGCAAAATTCCCCCTATAGGCTGGGGGATAGGTTCACTGCTATTACAATTATTTATCAAAGTGAGCCGGGAAAACGCGCAATTTTTACCTTTTTGCCTCCCAGAGTCATGTTTTTTGCCAAATTCCATTGCAGTGCTTAACAGAGAGTTTTCAAAAGTTATTGTTATTCTAAACCCTGCATATTCATAAGTTCGGAATGTTCCGCAACCAAATCAGCATGAGCGCAATCAAAAGACGCAATAAATTGAGATTCCAGCAACACAAGCTGCTATTTAACAGGAAAGTTATGCAAAGCCAACAAACAAGCCGATAACAATCTGCGTTTATCTGCTATAGGATGCGGTTAAAAAACTCATACTTCTAAAAACCAGGCTTATCTTAGAAATCTGGTTTTTAGCCGCGCAAAGTGAAAAAAGCTATAAAAAAATAGCCCGCCGGTGTGAGCTATTTCTAGGGTTCATAACATTAAAAAAAAGCCGGCAAGCCACTATTTATCCATTCAACAAATCAGGATCAACACCCAACTGTCGCAACTGTTCAGCCAAAAGCTCAGCCCGACGTTGAGCCAATTCTTTCTGCCGTTTTTCCTCCTCTAATAACCCTTGGGTTTCTCGCAACTGATCCTCAGCAAAAGCCGCTCTTTCAGCACCCGTTGGCAGCACATTTCCATCAGCATCACACCAACGTAACCAAACCTCCTCCTTATCTTCAAAAACACCTTCCCACAAAATCAAACCCAAACCCACTTGTCTCAGCCAAGTTCCACTCAACGGAACATAGCGAAAACCCTGCAACTCAAAAATTTGTAAAACCTCATTTCCCAACTGCCGACTCGGATCAAAAACCACATAATAACTAACCCGCATCCGCTCATAAGTTAACAACTTACTTCCTAACTCATTGCCCTCTTTATTAGAAACAATTTCAATCACAACCTCCGGTACTTTGCCAAACTCCCAAACCAAATAAGAGCGATTTTTTTTCTCCCACCAATTGTCAGGAATTTGCACATCCAAACTCAAAAACATATCCGGCACCACCGGCGGCGAACCCACAGCCCAAAAAACCCCCACATTTGCCGCTGCTAAAAACTTTATTTCCGCCCCCAAAATCTGCGGCGTACTGTAAAGAACTGTAGTTAATAAACGCTGTTGTTTTTCTGAACCAAAATTATCCACAGGCGTATCATCTTCCGTAATAAGGTGAGTAATATCTGGTGCCAGTCCTACCTCAGTCGTCAACACTTCTGACATAAAATTAGGTAAACTCCAACGAAACCTTATAAACCACAGCCTAGCATATTTTAAAAATTACTTGATTTATCACAAAAAGCCGATAAATAGACCCAAAAACGGGCTTTTTAACCCCCATCTGCTTTCTTTTTACCTTATCAACCGGCACCCCTGCACCCCTCCTACAAAAATAAGTCTTAAATTGCGTTAACTTTATAAAAGTAAAATTTCCCAAAACCCCCATTTATGACCCTAATATTAACCAACGACGACGGCATAGACGCCCCAGGCATCAAAGCCCTACAAAAAGCAGTCAACCAACAAGCAATTATTGTCGCCCCCACAACAGAATGGTCAGGATGCGGGCACCGCGTCACCACCACCGAACCCATCGAAATATATCAACGCTCTCAAAACGAATATGCCATCACCGGCACCCCCGCCGACTGCACCCGAATAGCAATTACACACATCTGTCCACAAGTCAAATGGGTACTCGCAGGAATTAACGCCGGTGGCAACATGGGAACCGACGTTTATATATCAGGAACCTGCGCCGCCGTCCGCGAAGCCGCCATGCACAAAATCCCCGCCATTGCCATCTCCCATTGGATAAAAAAACCCCTGATCATCGATTGGGAATTAGCCGCAAAATGGACAGCAGACGTATTATCAAAACTCTTCACAATTCCCATAGAAACCGGCACCTTTTGGAACGTCAATCTACCCCACATAGAACCAGGAACCCCAGAACCAGAAATCGTCTTTTGTCAACCCTCCATAGACCCCTTACCCGTCAAATATCACCTCGAAGGAAACAAATTTTCTTACTGCGGAGAATACGGCAAACGAACACGAACCCCCGGCACCGACGTAGACATTTGCTTTTCAGGAAAAATCGCCATCACCCAAATACGACTTTAAAAAAAACCTGCACCCATCTAAGCTATAATCTGAAAACAAAATCACAAAAATCACTGCACTTACTCAAAGAGGAACACAAAAAAAATGCGTATTTTAATCATGGGCGGAACCCGATTTATCGGAGTTTATCTCACCAAAATATTAGCCCAACAAGGCCACGACATCACCCTATTTAATCGCGGCAAAAAACCGGCCCCCGTTGAAAACAGCAAACAAATACACGGCGACAGAACCGATGCCACTCAAATAAAAGACAAACTTGCCGGCCAAGAATTTGATGCAGTTTTTGACAACAACGGACGCGAACTAAGCGACACCCAACCCCTCGCAGACCTCTTTAAAGGACGCATTCAACACTTTGTTTACATGAGTTCTGCCGGCGTTTATTTAAAATCCGATCAAATGCCCCACATCGAAGGCGACCCCATCGATCCAAAAAGCCGGCATAAAGGCAAAAACGACACCGAAAACTACCTAGCAGAACAAGCATTACCCTACACCTCCATCCGCCCCACTTATATCTACGGCCCCCAAAATTATAACGACCTCGAAGCCTGGTTTTTTGACCGCATTGTGCGCGACCGGCCCGTACCAATTCCCGGCACCGGCAACAACTTTACCCAATTCGGACACTGCCAAGATTTAGCAACAGCAATGGCAGCCGTTTTAGGCAACCAAAAAGCCATCGGCCAAACCTATAACATCTCAGGCGAAAGATACGTTACCTTTGATGGATTAGCCAAAGCCTGCGCCGAAGCCTGCGGCAAATCACCAGACAGCATCAAAATCGTTCATTATGACCCCAAAAAATTTGACTTCGGCAAACGTAAAGCCTTCCCGATGCGCGTTCAACACTTCTTTGCCAGCATCGAAAAAGCCAAAAAAGAGTTAAATTGGCAACCCCAATACGATTTAGTTTCAGGCTTAAAAGACTCATTCCAAAACGACTATCTGCTTTCCAAACGCGACCAAGCAGAAATCGACTTTTCTTGTGATGACGAAATTTTAGCAGCCGGTTAATTCTAAAAAACCCGGTTTATCAAAAAAAACCGGGTTAATCTTATTTAAACTACATCTTGCTTTTCTGGCAACAAATAAATCAGCCCAGAAACCAAAGTCAAACCCACAGAAACCCAAAAAACAACCAAAGCAACCGGCCCCCAAAACCCAGGCAGCGGAACCAACAAAAGCGCAATCGCCAAAATTTGGCAAACCGTCTTCAACTTCCCCCAAATATTCGCCCCCGTAATTGTCGTTTTATTCACCCGCCAACCCGCAATAGCCAACTCCCGAAACAAAATCAAAAACACACCCCAAGCCGGCACCTTTCCCAACTCCACAAACGCCAAAAGCGGAGCCAAAACTAACAACTTATCAACCAAAGGATCAAGAAACTTTCCCAGATCCGTAATTTGATTAAAAGTCCGCGCCACATAACCATCCAGCCAATCCGTTAGCGCCGCCACCAAAAAAATAGACAGCGCAATCCAGTAATCCGCCGGTGTTGGGTTATGCAGAAAATAAAGCAAAAACGGCACACCCAACAAACGAGAAACAGTAATCCAACTTGCAAGCGTCATTAATTCAAATCTTTAAAAGCAACCGACTCTCAGCATAACCGATGCGCGGAATTTAGAAAATCTAAAATTCTCTAACCAGTCCCCAATCATCCCTTCCTTTTTTATGACAATTCACATCCAGAAGCACAATCTCTTCAAAATCTTTATCTAAGTAATAGAAAGCCGGTGAGCGAGAAAAACCGGCTTTATGCTTCTAAATTCTAAACTGTTGGCAAACCTCGTTCCAGATCCAGCCCCAAAGGTTCATCAAACTTTTGCTGAGAACCGGCAGCCAGCAAATTCAAAAAATGACGCAATCGCTGAGACTGTTCGACATTCAAACGATAAGAGCCATCCTCTTGTTTATAAAACAATGCAGCCTTTTGCAAAGCCAAAAACTCAGGACTCTCCCGAAACTGGCGATCCAACAAAACAGCATCCGCCGGCTCAAGGCAAAAAGGCACCGGCAACTCACCATCCAAAAACGCCCGAATTCGCTCAGCACAAATACGAGTATTAATGCCCCGAAACTCCAAAAATTGCAAAATATCCGCAAGACTACCCGCCACACCAGCCCCCACCGTCAACAATTCCAACAGCAAAAAATAATCACTATATTGATGTCGTTGCCAGTTAACCACCAAAGGATGTAGCGGTAACGCCGCCAACCCATAAGCCACCCTACTACAAGCCGATGCCGGTGTGGGAGTCTGTGTATCTTGAATAATGCTGGCATTAGGCAACTTAGAACGCAACCACCGGCCTATCCCTTCCAAAGCAGCACTCCCCCCCGTACAAATTGCCCGCTCGATAGCCACCACCGGCACCCCAGTTTGACTCAAAAGAGCATTTAATTCCCGGTTAAGTTGTTGAACAAAAGGCACAAAAACCCGCGTTTCCAAATCTCGCCGCAAACAGCGTTTTCGCTCTTCTCCCAGTTCTAAAATAAACTGATCTTGATGTTGCAAAATCACTTTTAACTGACTTGCCGCTTCTAGCAATAACTCTCCCTGGGGAAAAGCTCTTAATTTTTGCAGCAAGCGGTAGCGTTTTTCGAGTTCCGGTTCCCCCGGCGTGGGAAAATCATCTCCAGGCGAAAGATGATAACTCCCAGGAGAAAAAATACCTTTGCCTTTGAGAAGTAACTGGCAAACAATATCCAGATCAATAGCATCACCGGCATAGGAAAAATTTAAAACTTTAAAATCCTCTGCCTTCAGTTCGCCCAAATTAGCCGGCACATTAACTAACGCCAATTCTGTCATCGATGCGCCGCTATTCAAAATCAGCGTATAACCCAAGCAGCCGGAATTATATAAACTTTGTTTTTGATTTCCGGCAAAAATTCGCGGTTCTTTGTCGCCTTTTACTACCAAATTTTCACCCCCTCCACCCGGTAAAATTGATAGCAAAGTTGCGGTAGTTTCCGGCACAAAAACCACTTGCTCGGCACGAGAAACTAAACCGGCTTCTAAAACCGCTTCCCGCAGATTAAAACAATAGCTATCCGGCCAAGAAGCGGGAAAACTCAAAATCACAGCCGCCAGTTCTGAAGAGGCCATTTTAAATTGTTTTCTTTCGAGGCCGGTGGCATAAGTTTTATAATTAAAATTCTGGCTCGGTTGG
This window contains:
- a CDS encoding nucleoside triphosphate pyrophosphohydrolase, translated to MKKEYKKLVRDRIPEIIREAGRDCEIETLSETQYRLALRDKLIEEAQEVRGALNQEDLIKELADLSEVIEAIIQESGISKEVVLAEQKKRRTERGGFENRTQLIWVD
- a CDS encoding acyl-CoA dehydrogenase family protein, with translation MDEEQKLLEIAEGYFREEIAPKANLMDSQPAALLEGLKNLGERGLLALRVGGMSEIKFRRFQEMAARYSGALAFLQTQHQSAGGMIVKSENQELKQEVLPFLATGNRLIGVGFSQLRRLGEPVLKAVPLAGGYELNGFIPWITGFDFFGEFIAGAMLEDGRSVFGLMPLKNSQQKTGGKLVLSQPMELAAMASTNTVTAEISNWFLAENKVLFVKPAGWIHAQDKQNVLHHSFFALGCARAALDIIENTAKIKELPVIWEALMALERELNTCRTEIFNERAHNALQLRAWAIDLASRCATAAVTVAGGAANYKHHAAQRVYREALVFTVSGQTTAVMEATLGRLVR
- a CDS encoding sugar-binding domain-containing protein, whose translation is MQISTNTIAEVGKISNNKRGEIYLNGVWQFEPAIGEAQQPPADGWGTIRVPGDWRRENHDSTPGVLKRGTGIAWDNFDGQQLSKAWYQQTINIPQNWQNRRILLDVRRLSTNALVFVNGIQCGAVNWPYGAVDISTVAKAGKDVVLSLLVTAAQDEKETTVIMGPNEIYKTEAKLASRGLIGEVRLLSLPTGPYISDVFIQPSTRNKQVKLDVEISGFQSAGAVELIAKMLNEKGETEKEFKATANLIAQDKQIIKASWNWEKPRLWDVGKANLYTMQLQVKGNGIEDQYDQEFGFREFWIEGRKFYLNGTEIRWRPTMYYDTWASGIPEVANRLIDSYIWAGFNIAELWPWNHDERGKWHFREIFAECADRKGFPLMGTALNMTDFLRNNQWKSPEIKQEWEQKMLTDLRRYRNHPSILFWATNANYFGHTDDQNPRRIGKKNIEGTLGDVEDKRLSQIIPLGEEAAKEIKKYDPTRPVMFHQGATVGDIYALNSYLNMIPLQEREEWLSEWAKNGDMPYMVVEFGTPLHATMMRARSGFRNVIVSEPLMTEFSAIYLGKQAYELETPAYRNKIRELFVKDQEYKSWHFNPELDFAPAFQKLLQLFSTNTWRSWRTMGITGGMIPWNDGHGWQVSEAGKEKQTLEPFKAGQRGVYYPLVPKRFIYKYETEANKIQPGGIALLENNGPTLAWIAGSATAFTEKNHNFIPGQKLQKQAALLNDTRNKQDFSVDWEIRVAGENVSNGQKKGNIEPAQTLFIPIEATLPKTLNGEKVEGEIILKATIGNSKHQDRFGFRVFDAQKNQSAKNETLTVFDPVGKTSQMLQKLGYKLEPWDGKANTNLLIIGRESLSSNQKLPGSLESFISSGGKAIMFTQNPEWLQKNMGFRTSPHLSRRVFPIDKEHPVIKGLDQEDLRDWTGESTLTEAYPNTLNGGTKKNPHGTPWYGWHWGNRGAISSVPIEKPHNSGWRAILQSEFDLAYTPLMELDYGKGRLILTTLDLEDHYALDPVPVKLTNQLINYAKTANLPLTGDKITLIGSDEDAKKLDTLGVLYTRSDSLPTEAGLVIMGTDGNVKDQFLQPYLNNGGKVFFMPRKFPLDALGVRLKEVNNFSGIVSPPNWPEFRGLDVADLRSRAAYNTNLIQSGGEVGAEGLFSRFTVGKGIALFSQMNPEDLQADVNTYLRYTRWRQTRTTAQIIANMGANFKTDQAVLKSLNGNVSSVNYYHPDYRTDFDLGDDPYRYYRW
- a CDS encoding DUF3386 domain-containing protein, producing MQKLLKQLIVILLVIVAGWGLNSPAFAQTGTAADPAAFDVFRNAYNSRYTWDNKFPGYTATVEIKEKQEVYQAQTRINPDLSIELTGIENPKFQATVSDQLRMLITHRRTLPFKIAHKEHTFTFGKTSTNETIEIDQHGKGSPSYYQLKDGKIIQVNRIMGPVAVRVDLLDWQDTPAGYLGKRYRAAFHYVQTGDELEQIEYQDTYKKVGDYYIPTHQTIRHFQAGQETTTDINFTDIKLLS
- a CDS encoding Uma2 family endonuclease yields the protein MSEVLTTEVGLAPDITHLITEDDTPVDNFGSEKQQRLLTTVLYSTPQILGAEIKFLAAANVGVFWAVGSPPVVPDMFLSLDVQIPDNWWEKKNRSYLVWEFGKVPEVVIEIVSNKEGNELGSKLLTYERMRVSYYVVFDPSRQLGNEVLQIFELQGFRYVPLSGTWLRQVGLGLILWEGVFEDKEEVWLRWCDADGNVLPTGAERAAFAEDQLRETQGLLEEEKRQKELAQRRAELLAEQLRQLGVDPDLLNG
- the surE gene encoding 5'/3'-nucleotidase SurE, with translation MTLILTNDDGIDAPGIKALQKAVNQQAIIVAPTTEWSGCGHRVTTTEPIEIYQRSQNEYAITGTPADCTRIAITHICPQVKWVLAGINAGGNMGTDVYISGTCAAVREAAMHKIPAIAISHWIKKPLIIDWELAAKWTADVLSKLFTIPIETGTFWNVNLPHIEPGTPEPEIVFCQPSIDPLPVKYHLEGNKFSYCGEYGKRTRTPGTDVDICFSGKIAITQIRL
- a CDS encoding NAD-dependent epimerase/dehydratase family protein, whose translation is MRILIMGGTRFIGVYLTKILAQQGHDITLFNRGKKPAPVENSKQIHGDRTDATQIKDKLAGQEFDAVFDNNGRELSDTQPLADLFKGRIQHFVYMSSAGVYLKSDQMPHIEGDPIDPKSRHKGKNDTENYLAEQALPYTSIRPTYIYGPQNYNDLEAWFFDRIVRDRPVPIPGTGNNFTQFGHCQDLATAMAAVLGNQKAIGQTYNISGERYVTFDGLAKACAEACGKSPDSIKIVHYDPKKFDFGKRKAFPMRVQHFFASIEKAKKELNWQPQYDLVSGLKDSFQNDYLLSKRDQAEIDFSCDDEILAAG
- the pgsA gene encoding CDP-diacylglycerol--glycerol-3-phosphate 3-phosphatidyltransferase, whose amino-acid sequence is MTLASWITVSRLLGVPFLLYFLHNPTPADYWIALSIFLVAALTDWLDGYVARTFNQITDLGKFLDPLVDKLLVLAPLLAFVELGKVPAWGVFLILFRELAIAGWRVNKTTITGANIWGKLKTVCQILAIALLLVPLPGFWGPVALVVFWVSVGLTLVSGLIYLLPEKQDVV